Part of the Candidatus Hydrogenedens sp. genome, TAGCATGATGTATTTTTTTCTCTATATTAGGCCATATCTTCCCTGTCATATTTCCCCATGCTTTCGGATTTACAATGACAAAAGTGCGTGCCCACGAAACGAATTGCACTCGGGATTTGTTCTTCTCAGAATCACAAACTGTTTCCTGCCATGCCAATTCATGGGACATCAAATCTATCGTTTTACGGAGCACATCTTCACCAGGGTCTCCTAAATTCCCCATATTGGTGCGGCGAAATAAAACATCGTTAAGGTGTCGTGCCATTTCTTCACGCACTGCATATACAACTTGAGCCCCGATTTCTTTTCTTGTATTCGACAAAGGTTCTCCTAATTGGGGGTCTATAAGTGCCAACTCAAGGACTTTATGTATTTCCGTCCCGTAATTATGTGCTAGATTTTCAATAATCTCCGGCGGAAAATCAGCATATTGTTTCTTTACCTCATCAAGAAACTCGTTAAAGACATGAAAGTCAACTCCATGAACCGGCGTTAGGTCGGTTTTACAAGGAGGAGGGGTTGCTCCTAATTTTTCGAATACTTTATTCACAACACGCTCGGCTAAATGTCGTGAAGTTGTCCATTTCCCTCCTACGGCGGTTATTAATCCATCGCAAGCATCTTGAGCATGGTCAAAAACTTCCGCAGACCTGCTTGCATTATAGGAATTAAATTCTTCTTCTGTTTCCTGTGGGTCTTTTTCAACTATCGGACGTAAACCGGCATAAAAGAAAAGCACATCCCCACGCCTCAGATTTGCCCCTTCAAATCCTCGATTAATCATTGATAAAAATTCCACCAGTTCCCGTTCACTCACATGCACATTATCCGGGTCCCCCTGATATATCGTATCCGTTGTCCCTAAAAGTGAATAACCTTGCCACGGCAGAACAAAGAAATGTGTCCCTTTACCGGGCATGGCAATAGCATATTTTGTCGTTAATGGTTTTGTTAATATATGAATCCCTTTAGAACGGATGATTTTCCGTGCAGGCTCTTTTTCTGTAGCAATCGCAATAAGACGGTCCGCCCAAGGTCCTGTTGCATTCACAATAACCTTGCCTTTTATTTGTGTTTCTCTACCATCATCCCGATTTTTAATCTTCACTCCTACAATACGAGTTTTATCCCGTAAAAACCCAACAACCTCTGTATAATTTAAAACCACAGCCCCTTGAGTTATACTTTGCTTCAAACAAGCCCATGCTAAACGCTCTGGCGAATACATCTGATAATCATGAAACAAAAGAGCATCGTTAAAATTCATCTCTTCTAAACGCGGTTCTATCGCCAGAATATCCTGCCTCGAAACGCGTTTATGAGGCGGAATAAACTTATTCGGGTCGCTCAATCGGTTGCGGTCATAAGACAACCAGTCATACGCTTTCAAACCCAGTGAATACATAAGCCGTTCCCGAAACTTCTTATTACCATGTATCGGTAGAATAAAAGGCAATGAATTGACAAGATGGGGGGCTATTTGTGACCAGATTCTTCGCTCTTTTAAGGATTCTCGCACCAAACCAATTTCAAGATTCATCAAATAGCGAAGTCCACCATGAATAAGTTTCGAAGAAGCACCACTCGTAGCACTGGCAAAATCCTTCCGCTCTAACAATGCTACTTTCAATCCACGCAATGTAGCATCCCTCGCAACACACGCACCGACAATTCCTCCTCCAATCACAATTAAATCAAACTCTTCAGACGCCAACCGTTCCCACATCTGCTCCCATAAAAAAGTCATATTCTAATAACCTTCCCAAAAATGGATTTTTATTTCTTTTTATTATTTTGTCCGTTTACGATGCTCTCTTGCAAACTATTTATTCAAAACCCCCATGATAATTTTTCTTATTTTGTTCGGATTCGGGAAAACCGAGGAAGATGTTGTTTCAAATGATAACCTATATTACATAGATAACAGATTAATATTCTTAATATTCCCTTCACTCATCTGTCCCATCACCCCCTATCAGTCCCACCTATCTCATCTATCCCATCACCCCCTATCAGTCCCATCTGTCTCATCTGTCCCATCACCCCTATCAGTCCCATCTGTCTCATCTGTCCCATCACCCCTATCAGTCCCATCTGTCTCATCTGTCCCATTTGTCCCATCTGTCCCAGAACACCCCAAAAGTAACCATCTTTCACTTCTCTTCGTGTGATTTGTAGTTCTAATTATAGAGAAAAAAATCCAGGCTAAAAACCAAAATTACTTCCGAATATGTGCTTGCCCCTCGTGCAAATAAACCCAATGGTGGGCTTTTTGTGCAAGACTTTCATCATGCGTAACAATGACAATAGTAATTTTATCTTCCTCATGTAATTTCCATAATAAATCAATAACCCCTGCACTTGTTTCTTCATCCAGATTGCCTGTAGGTTCATCGGTAAGAACCACTCGTGGGGAATTAAATAAAGCACGGGCAATAGCCACTCGTTGTTGTTCTCCTCCACTTAATTCACCGGGTTTATGCGTCATTCGTTCCTGAAGTCCTACTTTGTATAATAATTCCTCCGCACGAGGAATACACTCTTTTTTACTTTTCCCTTTACACAAGGCGGGCATCATAACATTTTCTAAAGCGGTAAACTCAGGGAGCAAATGATAGAATTGAAAAACGAAACCAATATCTTTATTCCGCAACTGATTAATTTCATTTCTTGATAATTTCAGTATATCCTTCCCGCTAATAAATATCTTTCCTTCGGTGGGAGAATCCAATGTTCCCATAATATGTAATAATGTGCTTTTTCCTACGCCCGAGGGGCCACTGATAGCCATAATCTTTCCTTCCGGCACTTCAAAATTGACCCCACGAAGGATATGTAGCATGCGTGAGCCATCATAGAATTTTTTATGGATATTTTCACAAATAATGACATTATTCATATCGTATTGCATCCACCGGGTTAACCCTCGCTGCACTATATGCAGGATATAAGGTTGAAAGAAATGTTAGCAGAACCGCAGAAATGGCTATGCACATAATATCAAAGGGAACAATCGCTACGGGTATCCCTTCAAAATAATAAATGGTGCTATTAAATAAATCCCAACCAAGTAGTTTGGCGATAAATTGAGCTATTGGATTGATATTCCATGCAAGAACAATACCTATACATAATCCTATGATTGTGCCAATAACGCCAATAAACAATCCCTGAAGTATAAAAGTTAATAATATAGAATTGGTGCTAGCTCCTAAAGTGCGAAGGATACCGATATCCCGTCGTTTTTCCATAACAATCATAATTAATGTGCTGGTAATGTTAAATGCGGCCACAAGAATAATGAACGCCAAAATGATAAACATGGCTAATTTTTCTTGCCGTAAAGCATCAAAAAACGCCTGCTGGTCTTCATACCATGTTTTTGTATTGTAATTTAGATTTTCACGAATGCGCCTCGCTACAGTATCCGCAAGGAAAGGATTGGTTAGTTTTACATGGATGGCATCTACTCCCTTCTCCCCTGTGAGCATATATGCAGTAGGCAGGTCTACAAAGGCGTACACCTCATCAAACTCCGACATTCGTGCATGGGATATACCACTTACCGTAAGCCAGAGTTGTGAACCTAACTGCCTCCCTAAAAAGGGACGAATAATTGCACGGGCTGTTACTATCTGTATTTGCGAGCCTAATCGTGCAGAAATGCGATTTGCTAATCGGTAACCCAAAACGATTTCTTTTTCTTGGGGAAGTTTCCCTTTCCCAAAAAGACGCCCCCCTTCATTGGTCAAATTTTTTGCGAGGTCTGTTACTTTACTTTCCCGTTCCGGGTCCACACCTAAAATAAGCCCACCGGTCGTGTATTCTTCATTTTTGAATAATGCCTCTACCTGAACCACTGGACCACTGGCAACAATTTCCGGACATAATGTTTCTATCTCTTTTATAACTCTTTCGTAGTCCTTTATTTTTCCGCCTATGTCATAAATACTCAAGTGGGACCGATTGCCGATAATAGTTTCCCGCAGGGCAATATCAAAACCTGTCATAACACTCATGACGATAATCAGCGTTATAACACCGACACTCACCCCAGCGATGGAAATAATCGAAATAAGACTGATAAAGCGGTTCCTCCGCTTACTTCTCAAATATCGCAGGGCTACAAAGGTTTCAAATTTCAAGGGAAACTTCCTATATATCTAATCTATAAGTTTTCTAAGTAAAGGAAACAGAATTACATCGCGAATAGATGACGAGTTTGTGCAAAGCATCGCAAGACGGTCTATTCCGATACCCAATCCTGCTGTTGGAGGCATACCTACTTCCAATGCCGTCAAAAAATCCTCATCGAGATATTGGGCTTCATCGTCCCCGGCTTCACGCAGGCGAACTTGTTCCATGAACCGTTCCCGCTGGTCCAAGGGGTCGTTCAATTCCGAAAAAGCATTGCATACTTCCAGTCCACCAATAAATAATTGGTACCGTTCCGTCAAGGCCGGGTTATCACGCTTCTTTTTGGCCAACGGGGATATTTCAATCGGGTAGTCATAAAGGAAAGTCGGCTGAATGAGATGCGGTTTCACTTTAACAGACATTACCTCATCTACTATTTTCCCATAACCCATCTCAGGTCGAATTTCCACTCCTACTCCTTCTGCTAACTGTCGGGCTTCTTCGCGGTCCCGTGTTGCTTCCAGATTAATACCTGCAAATTGACGAATAGCTTCGTGCAGAGGAATACGCTTCCATGGACGGGTTAGTGAAATTTCCTGCTCTTGATAGGTAAAATTCTCTGCACCGATAATCGTAGTCATTACCGTATAGAATAAATCTTCGGTTTCTTCCATCAGCCCTAAATAATCCTGATACGCTTCATAGAGCTCCATTATCGTAAATTCAGGATTGTGCTTTGTATCCACACCTTCATTACGGAAACAACGGTTAATCTCAAATACCCGTTCAAACCCGCCTACAATGAGCCGCTTCAAATAAAGTTCCGGAGCAATGCGTAAATACAAATCGGTGTCGTATGCGTTATGATGTGTAATAAATGGCCGTGCTGTGGCTCCTCCCGGTATGGGATGAAGCATAGGCGTTTCAACCTCTAAAAAATTGCGTTCTTTTAAGTAAGTGCGGATGGCATCTATCATTTGTGTTCGTTTGCGAAAGACTTCCATTACTTCGGGATTGGCTACGAGGTCAAGGTATCGCTGTCGGTAACGCGTCTCCACATCCGTTAGACCGTGAAACTTTTCCGGTAATGAGCGTAAGGACTTTGTTAAAATCTGAAACTCCTTCACAAATAGAGTGATTTCTCCTCGTTTTGTTCTCCGAACAGAACCTACAACACCGATAAAATCGCCCAAATCAAAATCTTTTAAGGTCTCGTATTTGTCTTCCCCTACTTGTTTTTCACCGAAGAACAATTGTATACGACCGCTTTCATCACGCAAGTCCATAAATGTGCTCTTCCCTTGTTCCCGTCGTGCAGTAATGCGACCTGCTAAAGTGGCAGGAACTCCCTCCTGTGCTTGTTCAGGCTGTTCCTGCTCTAATTTTTCAAATTGTTCTCGAATTTTTGAAACGGTAGCACTTCGTTGAAAGATATATTTGTAGGGGTTATCTCCGCGTTCACGGAAGTGGTTCATTTTGCGAATACGATTTTCGCGCAGTTCCTGTAAAGTGGAGTGTTCTTTAAATTGTTCATCCATAGTTAGATTCCTACACCTTTCTTTTCTAAGTTCCATTTTAAGTATGCTTCTACAAATAAATCCAAATCTCCATCCAGCACCCTATCTACATTGCTGGTTTCCGCACCTGTCCGATGGTCTTTAACCAGTTGATAAGGTTGCAGGATATAACTTCGAATCTGATTGCCCCAGGCAACTTCTGTTTGTCCTTCTCTTTGGGCAAATACTTCCGCTTCCTTTCTTTTCATCTCAATGTCATACAATTTTGCTTTGAGCATTTGTAGTGCGGTGGCACGATTCCGATGTTGCGAACGCTCTATCTGGCAGGTAACCACAAAACCAGTAGGCAAATGCGTCAGCCGAACGGCGGAACTGGTTTTATTTACTTTTTGTCCTCCTGCTCCACTGGAACGGAAAGTATCCATCTTTATATCTTCTTCGCGAATTTCTATCTTTATATCTTCATCTACTTCAGAAAGCACTTCAATCGCCGTAAAAGAAGTATGCCGTCTCTTATTCGCATCAAATGGAGATATGCGAACAAGACGATGCACTCCACTTTCGGACTTTAATAAGCCATAGGCATAAAGTCCCGATACCCGTAAAGTGGCACTCTTGATACCGGCTTCTTCTCCCGGCTGATAATCCACCAATTCAACAGTAAACCCTTTCTCTTCACAATAGCGTGTAATCATGCGATAAAGCATTTGTGCCCAATCGCAGGATTCCGTTCCACCAGCCCCTGGATGAAAACTAACAATAGCAGGTTTGGTATCACGCGGGTCTATAAAAAGGCTCTTAATTTCTAATTGATGAACTTCTTTTTCTAGCCTATCCTTCAATTGTTGTATTTCCGATTGAAGGGATATATCCGCTTCTTCATCAGCCATGCGAACGAATGTCTCCGCATCTTCTAATTCTTTTTGAAGTGTTTCTGGGGCTTCAATGGCGGCTTTCAGGTTTTTAATTTCCTGCAAAACTTTTTGTGCTTGTTCCGGGTCATTCCAGAAATCTGGGGCTTCCATACTTCGTTCCAATTTTGCAATCCGCTCTTGTATCCCTTCCACATTCAAACAGGTATGGAGTTCTGCCAATCGCTGTTTTAAGTTTTCTATCGCTTGTATTTCTAACTCATACATAAAAAATTCAACAACCCTCCATCGTTAAAACGATGTCATAAAAATTTTAGCAAATAAAAGAAAAACGGAAAGGCAAATAACATTCCATCGCAACGGTCAAGAACACCCCCATGTCCCGGGAAAATAGTTCCCGAGTCTTTAATACCGGCTTCCCGTTTCCATCGTGATTCTAATAAATCGCCGAATTGGCTTAATATAGCAAGTATTATACCCCATTTGAAATAAAAAACGACACCCTGAACCGGCAAAAATTGTGTAAAAATAGCCTCATGCAATAACCATAGGATAAAAGTCCCAACAACACTGAACACAATTCCACCGATACTTCCTTCCCATGTTTTGTTAGGGCTAATCTCCGGAGCAAGGGCATGTTTCCCTAAAAGTTTTCCTACACAATACGCACCCGAATCGCATAAAGCCACTGCTGTAATAAATAAGGTTATTAGTCCGGGACCTTCAGGTGCTTTGTGAAGGATTAAAAGATGAGAGGGAACCCAACCAAAATAGAACAGTCCAAAGAATGCATGAACAAATTTGTTGATTGAAGTTGTCCTGTTAAAGGTGTATATAATGGCCAAAAGTCCGAAAGAAAGGATAAAAAACAGGTGAATTACAATAAGAGCATGTGATATCCCTGTTAATACAGCAAGAGGAACAAGTCCTAAGGTTGTAATGCTGAGAATATTTCTATTTGCAGGTTCCACAATACGAAAGTATTCCCAAACAGCAATTGTAGTAAGACAAGCAATAAAAAATCCAAAAAGAATATACAAGCCCGGCACCCAGAGAAGGATGGCGGTCAGTATAACTAAAATACTTCCTGTAATAACACGCTGAAGCATAGGGGCCTTCCTCTTTATAGTCAGATATTAAATTCTGAGGAATGAGGTTCTGTTCCCTCCAAACGGGAACCAAATCGTCTCTCTCTTTGCTGGTAATGAATTATGGCTTCCCAGAGATGTTTCCGCCGAAAATCAGGCCAGAGAACCGGCAAAAAGACCATTTCCGCATAGGATAATTGCCACAACATAAAATTACTAACCCGTTGTTCCCCACTGGTGCGGATTAGCAAATCAACATCGGGAAATTCCGAAACATACAGATATTGATTAAAAAGACTTTCTGTAATTTCCTCCGGTAATAATTCCCCTTTTCGTGCTTTTTCTGCCATCAATTTTGCACAACGAAGGATTTCCTGCCTCCCTCCATAATTCAACCCGACTACTACTGTCATATCTCTATTATCTTTGGTTTGTTCAAGACAATATTCAAGGTCCTGCACCGCAGTCGGAGGTAATTCTCTCCATTCCCCCATAAACAACACGCGAATACCGTGTTTTTTTATCTCATCAATTTCCCTTCGGATATATTTGCTCATTAATTGGAAAAGGGAATTTACCTCCTCTTCAGGACGAGACCAATTCTCTGTGGAAAAAGCATACAGAGAAAGGCACGGAATTCCTAATTCACGGCAACCTT contains:
- the prfB gene encoding peptide chain release factor 2; this translates as MYELEIQAIENLKQRLAELHTCLNVEGIQERIAKLERSMEAPDFWNDPEQAQKVLQEIKNLKAAIEAPETLQKELEDAETFVRMADEEADISLQSEIQQLKDRLEKEVHQLEIKSLFIDPRDTKPAIVSFHPGAGGTESCDWAQMLYRMITRYCEEKGFTVELVDYQPGEEAGIKSATLRVSGLYAYGLLKSESGVHRLVRISPFDANKRRHTSFTAIEVLSEVDEDIKIEIREEDIKMDTFRSSGAGGQKVNKTSSAVRLTHLPTGFVVTCQIERSQHRNRATALQMLKAKLYDIEMKRKEAEVFAQREGQTEVAWGNQIRSYILQPYQLVKDHRTGAETSNVDRVLDGDLDLFVEAYLKWNLEKKGVGI
- a CDS encoding isoprenyl transferase, translating into MRKLPADLDPRVDVERLPRHIAVIMDGNGRWAKRHGKKTTEGHEAGAEGVREVLKGCRELGIPCLSLYAFSTENWSRPEEEVNSLFQLMSKYIRREIDEIKKHGIRVLFMGEWRELPPTAVQDLEYCLEQTKDNRDMTVVVGLNYGGRQEILRCAKLMAEKARKGELLPEEITESLFNQYLYVSEFPDVDLLIRTSGEQRVSNFMLWQLSYAEMVFLPVLWPDFRRKHLWEAIIHYQQRERRFGSRLEGTEPHSSEFNI
- a CDS encoding lipoprotein-releasing ABC transporter permease subunit encodes the protein MKFETFVALRYLRSKRRNRFISLISIISIAGVSVGVITLIIVMSVMTGFDIALRETIIGNRSHLSIYDIGGKIKDYERVIKEIETLCPEIVASGPVVQVEALFKNEEYTTGGLILGVDPERESKVTDLAKNLTNEGGRLFGKGKLPQEKEIVLGYRLANRISARLGSQIQIVTARAIIRPFLGRQLGSQLWLTVSGISHARMSEFDEVYAFVDLPTAYMLTGEKGVDAIHVKLTNPFLADTVARRIRENLNYNTKTWYEDQQAFFDALRQEKLAMFIILAFIILVAAFNITSTLIMIVMEKRRDIGILRTLGASTNSILLTFILQGLFIGVIGTIIGLCIGIVLAWNINPIAQFIAKLLGWDLFNSTIYYFEGIPVAIVPFDIMCIAISAVLLTFLSTLYPAYSAARVNPVDAIRYE
- a CDS encoding ABC transporter ATP-binding protein, with the translated sequence MNNVIICENIHKKFYDGSRMLHILRGVNFEVPEGKIMAISGPSGVGKSTLLHIMGTLDSPTEGKIFISGKDILKLSRNEINQLRNKDIGFVFQFYHLLPEFTALENVMMPALCKGKSKKECIPRAEELLYKVGLQERMTHKPGELSGGEQQRVAIARALFNSPRVVLTDEPTGNLDEETSAGVIDLLWKLHEEDKITIVIVTHDESLAQKAHHWVYLHEGQAHIRK
- a CDS encoding phosphatidate cytidylyltransferase, coding for MLQRVITGSILVILTAILLWVPGLYILFGFFIACLTTIAVWEYFRIVEPANRNILSITTLGLVPLAVLTGISHALIVIHLFFILSFGLLAIIYTFNRTTSINKFVHAFFGLFYFGWVPSHLLILHKAPEGPGLITLFITAVALCDSGAYCVGKLLGKHALAPEISPNKTWEGSIGGIVFSVVGTFILWLLHEAIFTQFLPVQGVVFYFKWGIILAILSQFGDLLESRWKREAGIKDSGTIFPGHGGVLDRCDGMLFAFPFFFYLLKFL
- the lysS gene encoding lysine--tRNA ligase, giving the protein MDEQFKEHSTLQELRENRIRKMNHFRERGDNPYKYIFQRSATVSKIREQFEKLEQEQPEQAQEGVPATLAGRITARREQGKSTFMDLRDESGRIQLFFGEKQVGEDKYETLKDFDLGDFIGVVGSVRRTKRGEITLFVKEFQILTKSLRSLPEKFHGLTDVETRYRQRYLDLVANPEVMEVFRKRTQMIDAIRTYLKERNFLEVETPMLHPIPGGATARPFITHHNAYDTDLYLRIAPELYLKRLIVGGFERVFEINRCFRNEGVDTKHNPEFTIMELYEAYQDYLGLMEETEDLFYTVMTTIIGAENFTYQEQEISLTRPWKRIPLHEAIRQFAGINLEATRDREEARQLAEGVGVEIRPEMGYGKIVDEVMSVKVKPHLIQPTFLYDYPIEISPLAKKKRDNPALTERYQLFIGGLEVCNAFSELNDPLDQRERFMEQVRLREAGDDEAQYLDEDFLTALEVGMPPTAGLGIGIDRLAMLCTNSSSIRDVILFPLLRKLID
- a CDS encoding FAD-dependent oxidoreductase translates to MTFLWEQMWERLASEEFDLIVIGGGIVGACVARDATLRGLKVALLERKDFASATSGASSKLIHGGLRYLMNLEIGLVRESLKERRIWSQIAPHLVNSLPFILPIHGNKKFRERLMYSLGLKAYDWLSYDRNRLSDPNKFIPPHKRVSRQDILAIEPRLEEMNFNDALLFHDYQMYSPERLAWACLKQSITQGAVVLNYTEVVGFLRDKTRIVGVKIKNRDDGRETQIKGKVIVNATGPWADRLIAIATEKEPARKIIRSKGIHILTKPLTTKYAIAMPGKGTHFFVLPWQGYSLLGTTDTIYQGDPDNVHVSERELVEFLSMINRGFEGANLRRGDVLFFYAGLRPIVEKDPQETEEEFNSYNASRSAEVFDHAQDACDGLITAVGGKWTTSRHLAERVVNKVFEKLGATPPPCKTDLTPVHGVDFHVFNEFLDEVKKQYADFPPEIIENLAHNYGTEIHKVLELALIDPQLGEPLSNTRKEIGAQVVYAVREEMARHLNDVLFRRTNMGNLGDPGEDVLRKTIDLMSHELAWQETVCDSEKNKSRVQFVSWARTFVIVNPKAWGNMTGKIWPNIEKKIHHAIGPVKVAFTEKQGHGTILAREALTEGYEQIIAVGGDGTINEVVNGFFKDDKRINPEAVFAIISTGTGRDFSRTLGWPYDIDQQIEHLAETSVYPLDLGKMKFVNLQGEEVSRYFVNIASFGLSGATDRAVNRYVWLKQYSGKLAFFLGMLQALLTYRNKSVRLKIDNQFDDVLDIKTVAVCNGKYFGSGMKVSPNSEINDGWFDVIVIPGISTFELLLNVNKVYQGTHLTHPEIKIFKAQKVVATPAHTAGEVLLDVDGEVPGYLPASFEILHDAIYVRIAPRKEIEAD